One Bacillus sp. FJAT-52991 genomic region harbors:
- the gltB gene encoding glutamate synthase large subunit, producing MKSSKFPLKQGLYDPTFEHDACGIGFVANIKGKPSREIVKQATVMLCRLEHRGGQGSDPQTGDGAGIMVQLPHQFFRLTCSKFHIPEVGNYGVGMLFLPQEVERRMKCEALFNQIIEEEGQELLGWRTVPVDDTNIGETGRESQPFIRQVFIGKSDGIMDESSFERKLYVIRKRVELVIEENRLAGEEIFYVASLSTRTIVYKGMLTPDQLDTYYLDLQHPSFKSAMALVHSRFSTNTFPSWERAHPNRYMIHNGEINTLKGNVNWMKAREQLLTSDLLGRDMKKIVPIIDTNGSDSSMFDNCLEFLTLSGRSLPHAAMMMIPEPWDKNSLMDDSLRAFYEYHSYFMEPWDGPAAIAFTDGRKIGAMLDRNGLRPARYYVTTDDTIIFSSEVGVLDVPVDKVQRKGRLSPGEMLLVDLIEGRIIPNEEVKSQMANEKPYQQWLKQGVISIDPLFQEDQTNNSNLLPIVTYQKAFGYTYEELMKQLAPMVTEGKEPIGSMGNDTPLAVLSNKPQLLYNYFKQQFAQVTNPPIDAIREAFVTSTITMLGAEGNLLHPDESSCRRIRLETPICSDDQLASIRHQEFQIQTFSMLFEAEDGERALETALQQLFHSVDQAIEAGVSLIILSDRKMNEELAAIPALLAVSGLHHHLVRQGTRTKVSIIVETGEARDIHQFCMLIGYGADAINPYLAIASINEMIVNEQIKHLSYAEAVEKYIQAATSGIVKVMSKMGISTIQSYRGAQIFEAIGIGQMVIDRYFTGTASQIGGISLETIAKETLMRHRQAFYSQDQSLESGSDFQWRQDGEFHAFRPTTIHTLQQACRTNNYELYKKYAEMANEEQLIFLRGLFGFKETQAIPIEEVESVEAICRRFKTGAMSYGSLSQEAHETLAIAMNRIGGKSNSGEGGEHPDRYSPDEKGDLRRSAIKQVASGRFGVSSHYLVNATEIQIKMAQGAKPGEGGQLPGEKVYPWIAEVRGSTPGVGLISPPPHHDIYSIEDLAQLIHDLKNANPAARISVKLVAKAGVGTIAAGVAKGLADVILISGYEGGTGASPRTSIKHAGIPWELGLAEVHQTLMLNDLRSRVVLESDGKLMTGRDVVMATLLGAEEYGFATAPLVVLGCVLMRVCHLNTCPVGVATQNPELRKKFMGTAEHVENFMRFIAQDVREIMASLGFRTIDEMVGRTETLVINEKVKAQWKAKELDLSSLLYQQNLQREVGMFFQQSQNHRLDQSLDETEILSVCQPALERKQSVQASFSIQNVHRTVGTILGSEITKRYGQEGLAEDTIQLAFTGSAGQSFASFLPKGVTMALQGDANDYVGKGLSGGKIIVYPSDQSTYLPEENSLIGNVAFYGATAGEAYIHGLAGERFCVRNSGVHAVVEGIGDHGCEYMTGGRVVVLGAVGKNFAAGMSGGMAYVFTQGKEEFQQRCNQQMVSLESLETTTDQEEVKQMIVRHYEYTNSSRARYILDHWVELLPQWVKVIPKEYKQMVESIEQMQQAGLSLQEAKLYAFTEKSQLKNLEHA from the coding sequence ATGAAATCGAGCAAATTTCCACTAAAACAGGGGCTTTATGACCCGACCTTTGAACATGATGCTTGCGGTATTGGATTCGTTGCAAATATAAAAGGGAAGCCTTCTCGTGAAATTGTTAAGCAAGCAACAGTGATGCTTTGTCGACTTGAGCATCGTGGCGGACAGGGGAGCGATCCGCAAACTGGAGATGGAGCAGGAATTATGGTGCAGTTACCGCATCAATTTTTTCGATTAACTTGTTCAAAATTTCACATACCTGAAGTTGGTAATTACGGAGTAGGAATGCTGTTTTTGCCACAAGAGGTTGAACGTCGGATGAAATGTGAAGCATTGTTTAATCAGATTATTGAGGAAGAAGGGCAAGAGCTATTAGGTTGGCGGACCGTTCCAGTAGATGATACGAACATTGGTGAAACAGGCAGGGAAAGTCAGCCATTCATTCGCCAAGTATTCATTGGAAAATCTGATGGAATCATGGATGAATCATCGTTTGAACGCAAGCTTTACGTGATTCGCAAGCGAGTAGAGCTCGTCATTGAAGAAAATCGTCTTGCTGGGGAAGAAATTTTTTATGTAGCTAGCCTTTCAACTAGAACCATTGTATATAAAGGGATGCTGACACCTGATCAGCTAGATACGTATTATCTTGATTTACAACATCCTTCTTTTAAATCGGCAATGGCACTCGTTCATTCTCGCTTCAGTACGAATACTTTTCCGAGTTGGGAACGAGCACATCCGAATCGATATATGATTCATAATGGTGAAATCAATACACTGAAGGGCAATGTCAATTGGATGAAGGCTCGTGAACAACTATTAACATCAGATTTGCTTGGTAGAGATATGAAAAAAATAGTCCCAATCATTGATACAAACGGCAGTGATTCATCGATGTTTGATAATTGCTTGGAGTTTTTAACTTTATCAGGCCGCTCGTTGCCTCATGCTGCGATGATGATGATTCCAGAGCCGTGGGATAAAAATTCACTAATGGATGATTCCTTACGAGCTTTTTATGAGTATCATAGTTATTTCATGGAGCCTTGGGATGGACCAGCGGCGATTGCTTTTACGGATGGACGGAAAATTGGGGCGATGCTTGATCGTAATGGTTTACGTCCGGCCAGGTATTATGTAACGACCGATGATACGATTATTTTTTCATCAGAAGTGGGCGTGTTAGATGTCCCTGTGGATAAAGTACAGAGAAAAGGGAGACTGAGTCCAGGAGAAATGTTGCTAGTTGACTTAATCGAGGGACGCATCATTCCGAATGAAGAAGTGAAAAGTCAAATGGCTAACGAGAAACCATATCAACAGTGGTTAAAGCAAGGAGTCATCTCGATTGATCCATTGTTTCAAGAAGATCAAACGAACAATTCCAATCTACTGCCAATAGTGACGTATCAAAAAGCATTCGGCTATACGTACGAGGAGTTGATGAAGCAATTAGCACCAATGGTGACAGAGGGAAAAGAGCCGATCGGTTCGATGGGGAATGATACGCCACTTGCGGTACTTTCGAATAAACCTCAGCTTTTATACAATTATTTCAAACAACAGTTTGCTCAAGTGACGAACCCACCAATTGATGCGATCCGTGAAGCCTTTGTCACTTCGACAATAACGATGCTAGGGGCGGAAGGGAACTTGCTTCATCCAGATGAAAGCAGTTGTCGGCGCATTCGCCTAGAGACACCCATTTGTTCGGATGATCAGTTAGCGAGCATTCGTCATCAAGAATTTCAAATTCAAACGTTCTCAATGTTGTTTGAAGCGGAAGATGGGGAACGGGCATTAGAAACAGCATTACAACAATTATTTCATTCCGTAGATCAGGCCATTGAAGCTGGGGTGAGTTTAATTATTTTATCTGACCGTAAGATGAATGAAGAATTAGCCGCCATTCCCGCTTTATTAGCTGTGAGTGGTCTGCATCATCATCTCGTTCGTCAAGGAACCCGAACGAAGGTTAGCATTATAGTAGAAACTGGCGAAGCGCGTGACATTCATCAATTTTGTATGCTGATTGGCTATGGAGCGGATGCGATTAACCCCTATCTTGCCATTGCTAGTATCAATGAGATGATTGTGAATGAGCAGATCAAACACCTCTCTTATGCGGAAGCTGTTGAAAAATATATTCAAGCAGCAACAAGCGGCATTGTAAAAGTGATGTCCAAAATGGGGATTTCCACCATTCAAAGCTATCGAGGGGCGCAAATTTTTGAGGCGATCGGCATTGGTCAAATGGTGATTGATCGATACTTCACTGGAACAGCTTCGCAAATTGGGGGCATCTCTCTAGAAACGATTGCCAAAGAAACATTGATGCGTCATCGTCAAGCATTCTACTCTCAAGATCAATCGCTAGAATCAGGGAGCGACTTTCAATGGAGACAAGACGGAGAATTTCATGCTTTTCGTCCAACAACGATTCACACCCTCCAGCAAGCTTGTCGAACGAATAATTACGAGTTGTATAAAAAATATGCGGAAATGGCGAATGAAGAGCAGCTGATCTTTCTGCGAGGATTGTTCGGCTTTAAAGAGACCCAGGCGATTCCAATTGAGGAAGTGGAATCTGTCGAAGCGATTTGCCGCCGCTTTAAAACTGGTGCGATGTCATACGGCTCATTAAGTCAAGAGGCTCATGAAACATTGGCAATTGCGATGAATCGCATTGGAGGAAAGAGTAATAGTGGCGAAGGAGGAGAACATCCGGATCGCTATTCACCAGATGAAAAGGGGGATTTACGCCGCAGTGCTATTAAACAAGTAGCTTCTGGCCGTTTCGGAGTATCGAGCCATTATTTAGTGAATGCGACTGAAATTCAAATTAAAATGGCACAAGGAGCAAAGCCGGGAGAAGGGGGACAGTTACCAGGAGAAAAAGTGTATCCGTGGATTGCGGAAGTACGTGGTTCAACTCCGGGTGTAGGTTTAATTTCACCACCTCCACATCATGATATTTACTCGATTGAAGATCTCGCTCAATTGATCCATGATTTGAAAAATGCCAATCCAGCCGCAAGAATTAGCGTGAAGCTTGTAGCGAAAGCTGGTGTGGGGACAATTGCCGCTGGGGTCGCTAAAGGGCTTGCGGATGTTATTTTAATTAGCGGTTATGAAGGTGGAACAGGTGCCTCGCCAAGAACAAGTATTAAGCATGCAGGCATTCCGTGGGAGCTTGGACTTGCCGAAGTGCATCAAACTTTGATGTTAAATGATCTTCGGAGTCGAGTTGTTTTAGAATCGGATGGTAAACTGATGACCGGACGTGATGTTGTCATGGCGACTTTACTAGGAGCGGAAGAATACGGTTTTGCGACAGCCCCACTTGTCGTATTAGGCTGTGTGCTTATGCGAGTTTGTCATCTAAATACTTGCCCTGTTGGCGTAGCGACGCAAAATCCTGAACTGCGTAAAAAATTCATGGGTACCGCTGAACACGTCGAGAATTTTATGAGATTTATCGCTCAAGACGTCCGAGAAATAATGGCTTCATTAGGCTTTCGAACAATCGATGAAATGGTCGGCCGGACAGAAACACTTGTCATAAATGAAAAGGTCAAAGCTCAGTGGAAAGCCAAGGAATTAGATCTTTCCTCGCTTCTTTATCAACAGAATCTTCAAAGAGAAGTCGGAATGTTCTTTCAACAATCACAGAATCATCGCTTAGATCAATCACTCGATGAAACGGAGATTTTATCGGTTTGTCAGCCAGCTCTTGAAAGAAAGCAATCCGTCCAAGCAAGCTTTTCGATTCAAAATGTTCATCGGACAGTCGGGACGATTTTAGGGAGTGAAATAACGAAACGGTATGGTCAGGAAGGGCTTGCTGAAGATACCATCCAGTTAGCATTCACTGGATCTGCGGGTCAAAGTTTTGCTTCGTTTTTACCAAAGGGAGTGACGATGGCCCTTCAAGGAGATGCCAACGATTATGTCGGCAAAGGGTTGTCTGGCGGAAAAATCATAGTTTATCCATCTGATCAATCAACTTATCTTCCTGAAGAAAATAGCCTTATCGGCAATGTCGCTTTTTACGGAGCAACCGCTGGAGAAGCTTACATTCACGGTCTTGCAGGTGAGCGTTTCTGTGTAAGAAATAGCGGTGTGCATGCAGTCGTTGAAGGCATTGGCGATCATGGCTGTGAGTATATGACAGGAGGACGTGTCGTAGTGCTTGGAGCAGTCGGGAAAAATTTTGCGGCAGGCATGTCTGGTGGAATGGCGTATGTGTTTACTCAAGGGAAAGAAGAGTTCCAACAGCGTTGTAACCAGCAAATGGTGAGCTTAGAGTCATTGGAGACAACGACTGATCAAGAAGAAGTCAAACAAATGATTGTTCGTCATTACGAGTATACGAATAGTTCTCGTGCTCGATACATTCTTGATCATTGGGTGGAGCTTTTGCCGCAATGGGTAAAGGTGATTCCGAAAGAGTATAAGCAGATGGTGGAATCGATTGAGCAAATGCAACAAGCAGGGCTTTCTTTACAAGAAGCGAAACTCTATGCTTTTACCGAAAAATCTCAATTGAAGAACTTGGAGCATGCCTAA
- the gltD gene encoding glutamate synthase small subunit yields MGKPTGFIEYQREVPQERNPLDRINDWKEYQQSLCDDQYQIQGARCMGCGTPFCHTGVQMAGMAMGCPLYNLIPEWNELIYRGRWQEALERLLKTNNFPEFTGRVCPAPCEGSCTVAIHDSAVAIKSIERAIIDKGFAERWIVPKPPKTRTGKKVAIVGSGPAGLASADQLNKAGHLVTVFERADRIGGLLTYGIPNMKLEKSIVERRVQLLQAEGITFVTNTEIGKDISPQQLRAEFDAVILCTGAQKHRNVTIEGRELNGIHFAMDYLTLNTKSLLDSNFENGQFISAKGQDVIVIGGGDTGADCVATALRQGCKSIVQFGKHPQLPTERSKNNPWPQYPQVFSLDYAYAEAAAQTGKDPREYCLLSKKFIGDDNGQVKELHTVQMEKTIGEDGCVVFHEIPGTEKVWPAQLVLIAAGFSGPEQEVIHSFDLHQNERGCVDAPFGIYTTNVEGVFAAGDVRRGQSLIVWAINEGRGVARECDRYLMGATFLP; encoded by the coding sequence ATGGGAAAGCCTACAGGGTTTATCGAATATCAGCGGGAAGTGCCACAAGAGCGAAATCCCCTAGATCGAATCAATGATTGGAAGGAGTATCAACAATCTTTATGTGACGATCAATATCAAATCCAAGGGGCTAGATGCATGGGTTGTGGGACGCCGTTTTGTCATACAGGTGTTCAAATGGCAGGGATGGCGATGGGCTGCCCCTTATACAATTTGATTCCAGAGTGGAATGAGCTCATCTATCGTGGTCGCTGGCAGGAAGCACTGGAACGTTTGTTGAAAACAAATAATTTTCCTGAATTTACTGGAAGAGTATGCCCAGCTCCATGTGAGGGGTCATGTACGGTAGCGATTCATGATTCAGCGGTAGCGATTAAGTCAATCGAGCGTGCCATCATTGATAAAGGCTTTGCTGAAAGGTGGATCGTACCAAAGCCGCCGAAAACAAGAACAGGCAAAAAAGTAGCGATTGTTGGCTCAGGGCCAGCTGGACTCGCTAGTGCCGATCAATTAAATAAAGCGGGGCATCTTGTCACCGTTTTTGAACGAGCTGATCGCATTGGCGGTTTGCTCACTTACGGGATTCCTAATATGAAACTAGAGAAGAGCATTGTTGAGCGGCGCGTGCAGTTATTACAAGCGGAAGGAATCACGTTTGTCACCAATACGGAAATAGGAAAGGATATTTCTCCTCAACAGCTACGTGCTGAATTTGATGCGGTGATCCTTTGCACGGGCGCCCAAAAGCATCGAAATGTAACCATTGAAGGACGAGAGTTAAACGGTATTCACTTTGCGATGGATTATTTAACACTCAATACGAAAAGCTTATTAGATTCCAATTTTGAAAATGGACAGTTTATTTCAGCGAAAGGACAGGATGTCATTGTCATTGGAGGGGGAGATACAGGGGCGGATTGTGTGGCTACTGCTTTAAGGCAAGGCTGTAAAAGCATCGTTCAGTTTGGGAAGCACCCGCAGCTTCCAACAGAAAGAAGTAAGAATAACCCGTGGCCACAGTATCCTCAAGTGTTCTCGCTTGATTATGCCTATGCAGAAGCTGCTGCTCAAACGGGCAAAGACCCGCGTGAATATTGCTTATTATCGAAGAAGTTTATTGGAGATGATAATGGCCAGGTGAAAGAGCTTCATACCGTGCAAATGGAAAAAACGATCGGCGAAGATGGCTGCGTCGTGTTTCATGAGATTCCTGGAACAGAGAAGGTATGGCCAGCCCAGCTCGTATTAATTGCAGCTGGCTTTAGCGGACCAGAACAAGAAGTGATTCACTCATTTGACCTCCATCAAAATGAACGAGGATGTGTAGACGCACCATTTGGAATATATACGACCAATGTGGAGGGCGTGTTTGCTGCGGGAGATGTACGCAGAGGGCAAAGTTTAATTGTTTGGGCGATTAACGAAGGACGTGGGGTAGCTCGTGAATGTGATCGTTATTTAATGGGAGCGACATTTTTACCGTAA
- the glnA gene encoding type I glutamate--ammonia ligase, whose amino-acid sequence MAKYNKEEVVRLVEEENVKFIRLQFTDILGTIKNVEIPSSQLEKALSNKMMFDGSSIEGFVRIEESDMYLYPDLDTFVIFPWTAEKGKVARFICDIYHPNGQPFEGDPRRNLKRLLKEMTDLGFTEFNLGPEPEFFLFKLNEKGEPTLELNDQGGYFDLAPTDLGENCRRDIVLELEEMGFEVEASHHEVAPGQHEIDFKYTDAVKACDDIQIFKLVVKTIARKHGLHATFMPKPLFGVNGSGMHCNLSLFKNGENAFYDANGELELSGTARQFIAGIIKHAPSFTAVTNPTVNSYKRLVPGYEAPCYVAWSARNRSPLIRIPASRGLSTRVEVRSVDPAANSYLAMAVLLAAGLDGIKNQLTPPKSVDQNIYVMTKEERVANGIVDLPATLAEALNQLKANEVIVDSLGAHLFEHFIEAKQIEWDMFRTQVHPWEREQYLTQY is encoded by the coding sequence ATGGCTAAATATAATAAAGAAGAGGTTGTTCGTTTAGTTGAAGAGGAGAATGTGAAATTTATTCGCCTTCAGTTTACAGACATTTTAGGGACGATCAAAAACGTGGAGATCCCTTCATCTCAGCTTGAAAAGGCATTAAGCAATAAGATGATGTTTGACGGGTCTTCGATTGAGGGCTTTGTGAGAATTGAAGAATCTGATATGTATTTGTATCCCGACTTAGACACATTTGTTATTTTTCCATGGACAGCTGAAAAAGGGAAAGTCGCTCGCTTTATTTGTGATATTTACCATCCGAATGGTCAGCCATTTGAAGGTGATCCTCGCAGAAACTTAAAACGACTGTTGAAAGAAATGACGGATTTAGGTTTTACAGAATTCAACTTAGGGCCAGAGCCGGAATTTTTCCTTTTTAAGTTAAATGAAAAAGGGGAGCCGACACTCGAGTTAAATGATCAAGGTGGTTATTTTGATTTAGCCCCGACCGATTTAGGGGAGAATTGCCGTCGCGATATTGTGTTGGAATTAGAAGAAATGGGCTTTGAGGTTGAGGCTTCTCATCATGAAGTAGCCCCTGGCCAGCATGAGATTGATTTTAAATATACAGATGCGGTCAAAGCTTGTGATGATATTCAAATATTTAAGCTAGTGGTGAAAACAATTGCCCGTAAGCATGGCCTGCACGCGACATTTATGCCAAAACCATTGTTTGGTGTAAACGGTTCAGGGATGCATTGTAATCTTTCCCTGTTCAAAAATGGTGAAAATGCTTTTTATGATGCAAATGGTGAATTGGAATTAAGCGGAACGGCCCGCCAATTCATTGCGGGAATTATCAAACATGCACCGAGTTTTACCGCAGTTACGAATCCAACGGTTAACTCTTACAAACGGTTAGTTCCAGGCTATGAGGCTCCATGTTATGTGGCTTGGTCAGCGAGAAATAGAAGTCCGCTCATTCGAATTCCAGCTTCTAGAGGGTTAAGCACTCGTGTCGAGGTTCGTAGTGTCGATCCGGCCGCCAATTCATATTTAGCGATGGCTGTCCTTCTTGCAGCTGGTTTAGATGGCATCAAAAATCAACTCACGCCACCTAAATCAGTCGATCAAAATATTTACGTCATGACGAAGGAGGAACGAGTGGCGAATGGCATTGTCGATTTACCAGCGACATTAGCCGAAGCATTGAATCAATTAAAAGCAAATGAAGTGATTGTTGATTCGTTAGGCGCTCATTTATTTGAACATTTCATCGAAGCAAAACAAATCGAATGGGATATGTTCCGTACACAAGTTCATCCTTGGGAACGGGAACAGTATTTGACTCAATATTAA
- the asnB gene encoding asparagine synthase (glutamine-hydrolyzing), whose amino-acid sequence MCGITGWIDWDQDVTKQVSIVEKMVASLVKRGPDASNIWSTYHAALGHTRLIVVDPAGGIQPMEKNGYTLVYNGELYNTEELRNELLKKGYSFRSHSDTEVLLTAYIEWKEKCVDYFNGIFAFAIWDHQRERLFMARDRLGVKPLFYSEKGRSFLFASELKALLTHPEVKSEVGREGWQEVLGLGPSRTPGQGVFRGIQELRPAHALSYDRQGVRIWRYWNVESKKHEHSLQETIERVRFLVQDAVERQLVADMPVCTFLSGGVDSSAISAIASSYFAKTGRGSLHTYSIDYEQNRQFFQVTAFQPDEDAPWIERMKQYVGSIHQSAVIDNEQLVERLKDATIMRDLPGMADVDSSLLWFCEWIKKDFTVALSGECADEIFGGYPWFYKEEMLNEGAFPWMRSLDEREQLLLPHWRTKLDLKGYVQERYKETVKETPRLDGESLMEAKRREMFYLNMIWFMTTLLERKDRMSMGASLEVRVPFADHRLVEYVWNIPWEIKMLHGREKGLLRRALEGVLPDDVLYRKKSPYPKTHHPEYTKRVKQQLTTIIENKSSPILELLSKQKIKEIIDTNASLLKNPWFGQLMTGPQLIAHLIQINHWLKYYNINIID is encoded by the coding sequence GTGTGTGGAATAACAGGATGGATTGATTGGGATCAAGATGTAACGAAACAAGTATCCATTGTAGAGAAAATGGTTGCCTCATTAGTTAAAAGGGGACCCGATGCCTCAAATATTTGGAGTACCTATCATGCAGCACTAGGTCATACGCGGTTAATTGTCGTTGATCCTGCTGGTGGGATTCAACCGATGGAGAAAAATGGATACACTCTAGTTTATAATGGTGAGCTTTATAATACGGAAGAATTGCGCAACGAGTTGTTGAAAAAAGGGTATTCCTTTCGCTCTCATTCCGATACGGAAGTGTTATTGACCGCTTATATCGAATGGAAAGAAAAATGTGTTGACTATTTTAATGGAATTTTTGCTTTTGCTATTTGGGATCATCAACGTGAGCGATTGTTTATGGCGAGAGATCGGCTTGGCGTCAAGCCTTTGTTTTATAGTGAAAAAGGTCGCTCTTTCTTATTTGCATCGGAACTGAAAGCCTTGTTAACTCATCCGGAAGTGAAAAGTGAGGTAGGACGGGAAGGGTGGCAAGAAGTGTTAGGATTAGGACCTTCCCGAACTCCTGGGCAAGGTGTGTTTCGAGGAATTCAAGAACTACGCCCGGCCCATGCTTTATCTTATGATCGTCAAGGAGTGCGTATTTGGCGATACTGGAATGTGGAAAGCAAGAAGCATGAACATTCGTTGCAGGAAACAATTGAGCGTGTGAGATTTCTCGTGCAAGATGCGGTGGAGCGACAATTGGTGGCTGATATGCCTGTTTGTACATTTTTATCAGGTGGAGTGGATTCGAGTGCGATTAGTGCGATTGCTTCCAGTTATTTTGCTAAAACCGGTCGTGGCTCGTTACACACGTATTCGATCGATTATGAGCAAAACCGACAGTTTTTTCAGGTGACTGCTTTTCAACCGGATGAAGATGCCCCTTGGATCGAACGCATGAAACAATATGTAGGATCTATTCATCAGTCAGCTGTGATTGATAATGAACAGCTTGTGGAAAGGTTGAAGGATGCTACGATTATGAGAGATTTGCCAGGAATGGCAGATGTAGATTCATCGTTGTTATGGTTTTGTGAATGGATTAAGAAGGATTTTACCGTGGCGTTGTCAGGTGAATGTGCTGATGAGATATTTGGCGGTTATCCTTGGTTTTATAAAGAAGAAATGTTGAATGAAGGAGCTTTTCCATGGATGAGATCGCTAGACGAGAGAGAACAGCTGCTGTTACCACACTGGCGAACAAAACTCGACCTGAAGGGATATGTCCAAGAGCGATACAAGGAAACAGTGAAGGAAACCCCGCGATTGGATGGAGAAAGCCTTATGGAAGCTAAGCGTCGGGAAATGTTTTATCTCAATATGATTTGGTTTATGACGACGTTGCTTGAACGAAAAGACCGCATGAGCATGGGAGCAAGCTTAGAAGTTCGCGTTCCTTTTGCCGATCATCGGCTCGTTGAATACGTCTGGAATATTCCTTGGGAAATAAAAATGTTGCACGGTCGCGAAAAAGGGCTGTTGCGCCGTGCTTTAGAAGGGGTGCTTCCAGATGATGTCCTTTATCGCAAGAAAAGTCCTTATCCGAAAACCCATCATCCTGAATACACCAAAAGGGTAAAGCAACAATTAACAACGATCATTGAAAACAAATCATCTCCTATACTTGAACTACTTTCAAAGCAGAAAATCAAAGAGATCATCGATACAAATGCTTCATTACTCAAAAACCCATGGTTCGGCCAGCTTATGACTGGTCCTCAACTCATTGCCCACCTCATTCAAATCAACCATTGGCTCAAATATTACAACATTAATATTATTGATTAA
- a CDS encoding IS110 family transposase yields the protein MQHVVALDVSMGKSTMVIYNQYRQCEFEGEILHTKPSFEALNEKLQTLTKQDGQAPEIVFEATGVYSASLERFFQTEGYIYHRVNPLEANLQMASMRRQKTDKSDAHELAKSHFKVERTATYQEEGYYKQMRSLTRYYDELDREITHLFSRLHAILQLSFPELEIIFSTRSALFLNIVQLYPHPDEVLTCSKTIIRNRLKANTRKNLSLSRAEAKGLALLEAAKDSYPAISKEDVRCEQVRDYAKRISDLKEKKEGLVKQMVELSKERTEYNVLISFPGIGEATAVRLIGELGDIRRFKNHKQLNAYVGIDVMRYQSGNTYYKDKINKRGNNKLRKILFYMVQTMITLRRFGGNHLVDYYDKLKTQPQGKPHKVASIACVNKFLKVAFHLITHHITYDYETASTCS from the coding sequence ATGCAACATGTAGTCGCTCTTGATGTGAGTATGGGGAAAAGTACGATGGTGATTTATAACCAATATCGTCAATGTGAATTTGAAGGAGAAATTCTTCATACCAAACCCTCATTTGAAGCTTTGAACGAAAAACTCCAAACATTAACAAAACAGGATGGACAAGCACCAGAGATTGTATTTGAAGCGACAGGTGTTTATTCCGCATCATTAGAACGCTTTTTCCAAACAGAAGGTTATATCTACCATCGAGTGAACCCTCTTGAAGCGAATCTTCAAATGGCATCGATGCGTCGACAAAAAACAGACAAAAGCGATGCACATGAACTGGCAAAATCACATTTTAAAGTAGAGCGTACAGCTACTTATCAAGAAGAAGGCTATTATAAACAAATGCGATCACTCACACGTTATTATGATGAACTAGATCGTGAAATCACTCATCTTTTCAGTCGCCTGCATGCCATTCTACAACTCAGTTTTCCAGAATTAGAAATCATATTTTCAACACGCTCGGCCCTTTTTCTCAATATTGTGCAGCTCTATCCGCATCCAGATGAGGTACTCACTTGTTCCAAAACCATCATTCGTAATCGGCTAAAAGCAAATACAAGGAAGAATCTATCTCTTTCGCGAGCAGAAGCGAAAGGACTCGCTTTACTAGAAGCTGCGAAAGATTCGTATCCAGCCATTTCAAAAGAGGATGTGCGTTGTGAACAAGTACGTGACTATGCGAAAAGGATCTCTGATTTAAAAGAAAAGAAAGAAGGGCTTGTGAAACAAATGGTCGAGCTCTCAAAGGAAAGAACCGAATACAACGTACTGATTTCATTTCCCGGTATCGGAGAAGCGACAGCTGTTCGTCTGATTGGAGAGCTTGGGGATATTCGCCGTTTCAAGAACCACAAGCAGTTAAATGCCTATGTTGGTATTGATGTGATGCGTTATCAATCAGGAAATACCTATTACAAAGATAAGATCAATAAACGAGGAAACAACAAGCTACGAAAAATCTTGTTTTATATGGTTCAGACCATGATTACATTACGTCGATTCGGTGGAAATCATTTGGTGGATTACTATGACAAATTAAAAACGCAACCTCAAGGAAAGCCCCATAAAGTTGCGTCGATTGCCTGTGTGAACAAGTTTTTGAAAGTGGCATTTCACCTGATCACACACCATATCACTTATGACTACGAAACAGCCTCAACCTGTTCGTAA